Proteins co-encoded in one Xiphophorus couchianus chromosome 16, X_couchianus-1.0, whole genome shotgun sequence genomic window:
- the LOC114160049 gene encoding promethin gives MQRNSSNSSLTQQLGERWLTLMNRLQEDPKIAQVISTKVGQYLRSRPFLALALLLFSAMAALPVGVFLLFALITIVMSVVGFVFFEVFLLFIGGMTLLSVLSGIALFSLVVSVIVTGVFVTIPNLLKRYYPHVTKRKKSEEETPGLKQQ, from the exons ATGCAGcgtaacagcagcaacagcagcttgACTCAGCAGCTCGGCGAAAGATGGCTGACCTTGATGAACCGCCTTCAAGAGGATCCCAAG ATTGCACAGGTGATAAGTACAAAGGTTGGGCAGTACCTCCGCAGTCGGCCTTTCTTAGCTCTTGCCCTGCTGCTGTTCAGCGCCATGGCTGCTCTACCTGTTGGGGTCTTCCTCCTGTTTGCCCTCATTACGATAGTTATGTCAGTTGTgggatttgttttctttgagg tgtttctgctgtttattgGAGGAATGACTCTGCTGTCTGTGCTCTCCGGCATCGCCCTCTTCTCCCTGGTGGTCTCGGTCATCGTTACCGGTGTGTTCGTCACCATTCCCAATCTGCTGAAGCGTTACTACCCTCATGTGACAAAG AGGAAGAAGAGTGAAGAAGAGACTCCAGGACTGAAGCAGCAGTAG
- the LOC114160047 gene encoding homeodomain-interacting protein kinase 3-like, translating into MEEEVKLNLKLEKYVVLQGKLSVYHTEGFLGEGSYGTVVKCTKLDNEELVAVKVLRKDCFKEGKKEAKILRKILQLDPEKNNLLKFIESFKYKGYLCLAFEILDVSVFDFIKSRGFIPLSLSEIRVIAQQLLVALNALKSAGLVHADIKPDNIMFVNHRSQPLKVKLIDFGLAVKVSKLWFVGTVQAIGYRAPEVILGLKMDESVDMWSLGCSLAYMYLGYNLYPTHCVYEVIRAIVHIHGQPPDDVLKDGMDVQHFFTKLTDSSHCKFRLNTPAEYTNATGYGTQFKSGIYNRLRSLDDLLKTRPRPMNPMEHEDSLGFISLLKRMLLVDPEVRITPGDALSHRFITMKNFSGERNDSCGASTSKMVTDGKIHKFAVNHYVTSSEEAGRTMEDTAERLPEKEQPRRALMTVRPRFKAQQAGEDQTDTAADGRNDEPSEKEQMGRTFIKVRPYFFAYQESAETIIKTSGKSKFIPPTFGHRSRQKGSESKASGKALNYIEWKKRTIIKVKPYSAADQDRKDRADTEDASSEKARFTDIETSKKCSAAEREAIFCIERNTSHFVEVKTRKTSAKKTWNFFSWLIKFISCNRKCD; encoded by the exons ATGGAAGAAGAGGTAAAGCTCAATCTCAAACTTGAGAAATATGTGGTTCTTCAAGGTAAGCTGTCAGTGTACCACACTGAAGGGTTCCTGGGTGAGGGCTCCTATGGGACAGTGGTCAAATGCACCAAGCTTGACAACGAAGAGCTTGTGGCTGTGAAGGTTTTGCGCAAAGACTGCttcaaagaaggaaaaaaagaggcaaaaataCTGAGGAAAATCCTACAACTCGACCCTGAGAAAAACAACTTGCTGAAGTTCATTGAAAGCTTCAAATATAAAGGGTACCTCTGCTTGGCCTTTGAAATTCTGGATGTGAGTGTCTTTGACTTTATAAAGAGTAGAGGTTTCATACCGCTCAGTCTTTCTGAAATCAGAGTAATTGCTCAACAGTTGCTTGTAGCTTTGAATGCTTTGAAAAGTGCCGGTCTGGTTCATGCTGACATTAAGCCAGACAACATCATGTTTGTCAACCATAGGTCACAGCCTTTGAAAGTGAAGTTGATTGACTTTGGGTTGGCCGTGAAAGTGTCCAAATTGTGGTTTGTGGGCACTGTTCAAGCCATCGGTTACCGGGCCCCTGAAGTCATCTTGGGTCTAAAAATGGATGAAAGTGTCGACATGTGGTCTCTGGGTTGCAGTTTGGCCTACATGTACCTTGGTTACAACCTCTATCCTACACACTGTGTATATGAGGTCATTAGGGCTATCGTCCACATTCATGGTCAACCCCCAGATGATGTGCTGAAAGATGGCATGGATGTGCAACACTTCTTCACtaaactcactgactcttctcaCTGTAAGTTCAGACTGAATACACCAGCTGAATATACAAACGCAACAGGGTATGGAACGCAATTTAAAAGCGGCATTTACAACCGCCTACGCAGCCTTGATGACCTGCTGAAGACCCGCCCAAGGCCTATGAACCCAATGGAGCATGAAGATTCCCTTGGATTTATTAGCCTGCTAAAACGAATGCTGTTGGTAGATCCAGAGGTCCGAATCACCCCAGGAGACGCTCTCAGTCATCGTTTCATAACTATGAAAAATTTCTCAGGTGAGAGAAATGACTCCTGTGGAGCATCAACTTCGAAAATGGTGACTGACGGCAAAATTCATAAGTTTGCAGTAAACCATTATGTTACTTCAAGTGAAGAAGCTGGAAGAACAATGGAAGATACAGCCGAAAGACTGCCAG aaaaagaacagcCAAGAAGGGCCTTAATGACAGTAAGACCCCGTTTTAAAGCTCAGCAAGCAGGTGAGGACCAGACAGACACTGCAGCCGATGGAAGAAATGATGAACCCTCAG agaAGGAGCAGATGGGGAGGACCTTCATCAAAGTGAGGCCTTATTTTTTTGCTTACCAAGAATCAGCTGAAACTATCATCAAAACTTCAGGCAAGAGTAAATTTATACCCCCAA CCTTTGGACACAGAAGTAGGCAGAAGGGGTCGGAGTCAAAAGCCTCTGGAAAAGCTCTGAACTATATAGAGTGGAAAAAAAGGACCATTATCAAAGTAAAGCCATATTCTGCTGCTGATCAAGACAGAAAAGACAGAGCTGACACGGAAGATGCTTCGTCAGAAAAAGCCAGGTTCACTGATATTGAAACTTCCAAGAAATGCtctgctgcagagagagaagCCATTTTCTGCATAGAACGGAACACTTCTCATTTTGTGGAAGTTAAAACTCGCAAGACATCAGCAAAGAAGACCTGGAACTTCTTCTCTTGGCTGATCAAATTCATCTCatgcaacagaaaatgtgattaa